A window of Juglans regia cultivar Chandler chromosome 7, Walnut 2.0, whole genome shotgun sequence contains these coding sequences:
- the LOC108991796 gene encoding protein VAPYRIN-like → MERLVEVSEPEVRLDFALNCKCRANVRLRSLCATTPIAFKVQTSSPNKFLVNPPCGLIPPLSYATFQIILKPQIQLPPTFPRSPSDRFLIKTAKFVSSSVESTRQDSINSWFSTIPYVSTQDLKLKVAFVGPILLLHAVRCGDLDAVRSLIKRQKSVLSELSPREAESLLRVATELVTSEEMVNLLVEAGLKIETRVKLDNASFPADSSKGWSEVHVAVAFDRKDEMLSLIRMRGYVSLDSSDKEGRTILHLAASKGSIKCAKVLLESGADANARSKDGRTALYRAAANGDRRMVGMLIESGADPTIPNDRGRSPLDVARDKGHKKVVETLERGEAVLMAAMRGELERLETLLRKGADISYRDQYGLTALHAAAMKGHRDATLMLVAYGVDLDCQDNEGHAPLHLAVHSGSMETIEVLVDKGADVNAKSAKGTTSLYIAGALGYDDISQFLISRGAHSSDVTC, encoded by the exons ATGGAAAGACTAGTGGAAGTGTCAGAGCCAGAGGTGCGCCTAGACTTCGCACTGAACTGCAAATGCCGGGCTAACGTGCGCCTGCGGTCACTCTGCGCCACCACCCCCATAGCCTTCAAAGTCCAAACCTCCTCGCCCAACAAATTCCTGGTCAATCCACCGTGTGGACTTATTCCTCCCTTATCTTACGCCACATTTCAAATCATCCTCAAACCCCAAATCCAACTCCCACCCACCTTTCCTCGCTCACCATCCGATCGTTTCCTCATAAAAACCGCCAAGTTTGTTTCTAGCTCTGTCGAGTCGACTCGCCAGGACTCCATCAACTCCTGGTTTTCCACCATCCCTTACGTGTCAACTCAGGACCTCAAGCTCAAGGTCGCCTTTGTGGGTCCCATCCTTCTTCTCCATGCTGTTAGGTGTGGAGACTTGGACGCCGTCCGGAGCTTAATCAAGCGGCAGAAGTCTGTTCTCTCCGAGTTGTCACCGAGGGAAGCAGAGTCGCTCCTCCGAGTCGCTACTGAGCTGGTCACCTCGGAGGAGATGGTTAACTTGCTCGTTGAAGCCGGGTTGAAGATAGAAACCCGTGTGAAATTGGATAATGCGAGTTTTCCGGCGGACTCATCCAAGGGATGGAGTGAGGTACACGTGGCGGTGGCGTTTGATCGGAAGGATGAGATGTTGAGTTTAATAAGGATGAGGGGGTATGTTTCGCTGGATTCCAGTGACAAAGAGGGTCGTACAATTTTGCATTTGGCTGCCAGCAAGGGAAGTATTAAGTGTGCGAAGGTGTTGCTAGAATCGGGTGCAGATGCAAACGCGAGGAGTAAGGACGGTCGCACCGCGCTTTATAGGGCAGCGGCTAATGGGGACCGGCGCATGGTTGGGATGCTGATCGAATCGGGTGCGGACCCAACAATCCCCAATGATCGTGGGCGATCCCCGCTCGACGTTGCTCGTGACAAGGGACAT AAAAAGGTTGTGGAGACTCTGGAGCGAGGAGAAGCAGTGCTAATGGCTGCAATGCGCGGAGAGTTGGAGCGCCTTGAGACGCTGCTGCGCAAGGGTGCGGACATCAGCTACCGTGATCAATACGGGTTGACAGCCCTCCATGCAGCAGCAATGAAAGGGCACAGGGACGCAACTCTCATGCTTGTCGCATACGGGGTAGACTTGGACTGCCAGGACAACGAAGGCCATGCTCCGCTTCATTTGGCTGTACACAGTGGCAGTATGGAGACAATTGAGGTATTGGTGGACAAGGGAGCTGATGTTAATGCCAAGAGCGCCAAAGGTACTACCAGTCTCTACATAGCTGGGGCCTTGGGCTATGATGACATCTCGCAGTTCCTCATAAGCAGGGGCGCCCACTCTTCTGATGTTACTTGTTAA
- the LOC108991861 gene encoding 40S ribosomal protein S4-1 codes for MARGLKKHLKRLNAPKHWMLDKLGGAFAPKPSSGPHKSRECLPLILILRNRLKYALTYREVISILMQRHVAVDGKVRTDKTYPAGFMDVVSIPKTNENFRLLYDTKGRFRLHSIRDEEAKFKLCKVRSVQFGQKGIPYLNTYDGRTIRYPDPLIKANDTIKLDLESNKITEFIKFDVGNVVMVTGGRNRGRVGVVKNREKHKGTFETIHIQDATGHEFATRLGNVFIIGKGTKQWVSLPKGKGIKLSIIEEARKRLGAQAVSTA; via the exons ATG GCTAGAGGATTGAAGAAGCATTTGAAGAGGCTCAATGCTCCAAAGCATTGGATGCTTGATAAACTTGGCGGTGCATTT GCTCCCAAGCCTTCATCTGGACCTCACAAATCCAGGGAATGCCTTCCATTGATTCTCATCTTACGAAACAGGTTGAAATATGCGCTCACATACCGTGAGGTCATTTCCATTTTGATGCAACGCCATGTTGCGGTTGATGGGAAGGTCAGGACTGATAAAACATATCCTGCAGGCTTCATGG ATGTTGTATCAATCCCCAAGACAAATGAGAACTTCCGTCTTCTTTATGACACAAAGGGTCGGTTCCGTCTCCACTCAATCAGAGATGAAGAGGCAAAG TTTAAGCTCTGCAAAGTTCGCTCTGTGCAGTTTGGGCAAAAAGGTATCCCGTACCTAAATACCTATGATGGACGCACCATCCGCTACCCAGATCCTCTTATCAAGGCCAATGACACAATCAAGCTAGACCTGGAGAGCAACAAGATCACTGAATTCATCAAGTTTGATGTTGGGAACGTAGTCATGGTGACAGGTGGAAGGAACAGAGGACGAGTTGGAGTCGTCAAGAACAGGGAGAAGCATAAAGGGACCTTTGAGACTATCCATATTCAGGATGCCACCGGGCATGAGTTTGCAACTCGATTGGGCAATGTGTTCATCATTGGCAAGGGGACAAAGCAATGGGTATCCCTTCCCAAGGGTAAGGGTATTAAGCTATCTATCATTGAAGAGGCCAGGAAGAGGCTTGGAGCCCAAGCAGTATCCACGGCGTAA
- the LOC108991857 gene encoding peptide-N4-(N-acetyl-beta-glucosaminyl)asparagine amidase A: MSIFLFLLLFFIVPVSPFSSPDRYTKSHVSSHHQEYLELAHPLPSDFLIPSCTHQILRHSFANTINSPPFSTSYSPPSECLPPWSYVSLELRAECRGEQYDRIAGLWLGGAELLRTSTAEPTKCGIFWKVRKDITRYSSLLSRSDLNVTMMLENIVNNVYTGVYHVAVTFLYYKENADEDQSLVYHQNFGFLRDKQQKGGVRSWQGLAGLYETPADFIIPISDRGNRGSWFRIESESDVYSQRIRIPRNTYRAVLELYVSFHGNDEFWYSNPPNSYIETNNLTTGRGNGSYREVFVIVDGKFAGSEAPFPVMFTGGVNPLFWEPVVGIGAFNLPSYDFDLTPFLGRLLDGKVHSYGFGVSGGISYWLVNANLHLWVDHKSSKRLEARSVVYNSPRLKIKRREDFKLLDGSFKVQAERKAQFGGWVKSSAGNLTTVFSQDYRLKSSVNFVKNGAYKLVKQKAKAWREVLVRNEGGTAVNRLSVRRTYPLSVITSMQPGPQRKKDTYLLVTNVSRTLSERYSHGDFSSLVYNSQDSRGWMEVRDHSVLSGSALTRQRFSYRDLFKCYSRSVEAADGKLIGSNTTTDCISSF, translated from the coding sequence atgtccatcTTCCTGTTTCTGCTGCTGTTCTTCATTGTTCCTGTCTCACCCTTCTCCTCCCCAGATCGCTACACCAAATCCCACGTCTCATCCCACCATCAAGAATACTTGGAGCTCGCGCATCCCCTACCGTCCGATTTCCTAATCCCATCATGTACCCACCAGATCCTCCGCCACTCCTTCGCCAACACAATCAACTCCCCTCCCTTCTCCACAAGCTACTCCCCGCCTTCCGAATGCCTTCCCCCATGGTCCTACGTCTCCCTCGAACTCCGCGCCGAATGCAGAGGCGAACAATACGATCGAATCGCCGGATTGTGGCTAGGCGGCGCAGAGCTACTTCGCACCAGCACAGCCGAACCGACCAAGTGCGGAATCTTCTGGAAAGTTCGAAAGGACATCACCAGGTATTCCTCTCTCCTCTCACGCTCTGACCTCAACGTCACCATGATGCTTGAAAACATCGTCAACAACGTCTACACCGGCGTTTACCACGTTGCCGTTACGTTCCTGTATTACAAGGAGAACGCCGACGAGGATCAGTCACTGGTTTACCATCAAAACTTCGGGTTTCTTAGGGATAAACAACAGAAGGGTGGGGTTCGTTCCTGGCAAGGTCTAGCGGGATTATATGAAACACCTGCCGATTTTATAATCCCGATATCCGATCGGGGCAACAGGGGATCTTGGTTCAGAATCGAGAGCGAATCGGATGTGTATTCCCAGAGAATTCGAATTCCGCGGAATACTTACCGAGCCGTGTTGGAACTGTACGTGTCCTTTCACGGAAACGACGAGTTTTGGTACTCGAACCCGCCAAATTCGTACATCGAAACGAACAACTTGACCACTGGACGAGGTAACGGATCTTACAGAGAGGTTTTTGTGATAGTCGACGGAAAGTTTGCCGGGTCGGAGGCTCCGTTTCCGGTCATGTTTACGGGTGGGGTGAACCCGTTGTTTTGGGAACCGGTTGTGGGGATTGGAGCGTTCAACCTTCCTAGCTATGACTTCGATTTGACACCGTTTCTAGGCCGGCTTTTGGATGGCAAGGTTCATAGCTATGGATTTGGAGTGAGCGGAGGCATTTCGTATTGGCTCGTGAATGCGAACTTGCACCTTTGGGTGGATCACAAATCATCGAAGAGGCTCGAAGCTCGATCTGTTGTTTATAATAGTCCTCGACTAAAGATCAAACGTCGAGAAGATTTCAAGCTTCTTGATGGGTCATTCAAGGTACAGGCAGAAAGGAAAGCTCAGTTCGGGGGTTGGGTTAAGTCCAGCGCAGGAAACTTGACCACGGTGTTCTCGCAAGATTACAGGTTGAAGAGCTCGGTAAATTTCGTGAAGAATGGAGCTTATAAATTGGTAAAGCAGAAGGCAAAGGCGTGGAGAGAGGTGTTGGTGAGGAACGAAGGAGGTACAGCGGTTAATCGTTTAAGCGTTAGGAGGACATACCCTCTGAGTGTCATTACCTCAATGCAACCGGGACCGCAGAGGAAGAAGGATACGTATTTGCTTGTCACGAATGTTAGTCGTACATTGAGTGAGAGGTATTCGCATGGGGACTTTTCGAGCCTTGTTTACAATTCGCAGGATAGTAGAGGGTGGATGGAGGTGAGGGATCATTCGGTACTCTCCGGTTCGGCACTTACTCGACAGAGGTTTAGTTACAGGGATTTGTTTAAGTGCTATTCGCGCTCTGTGGAAGCGGCCGATGGTAAGCTCATTGGAAGCAATACCACCACTGATTGCATTTCTTCCTTCTAA
- the LOC108991858 gene encoding sister chromatid cohesion 1 protein 1, producing the protein MFYSHQLLARKAPMGQIWMAATMHAKINRRKLDKLNIIKICEEILNPSVPMALRLSGILMGGVVIVYERKVKILYDDVTRLLVEINEAWKVKAAPDPTVLPKGKSQAKKEAVTLPENEETDVGDIEQSLNFSNTRGFQQTAYFAMRLDTMDEPYTNDNAREEDPCQNFHQADADNITLFERFDSYQANADMFNRFERFDIEGDDETQLNFNSGEHTEIPTTLLPSPHRHDNPLRADEFQYQHPDHQVNRTSDECKEARQDQERQGVKRRKTRRPTASLMDYEQTVIPGPIYQSWLQNASDIVSRRGRKRKHMEIMSTMKIANLMELPPVVLIGGLFINGSKAVHYPPPLLELWMKSIQPPHGSASERTSPPLPPEPTSFSPPERAHYQESIGFPFEEFHSGAGSQSLGVSIEKQRTNVFNHEIPTEFLMDELRANLMNNRVRVAEANPMVTPGNSVDEARSIPSSASGHGVLSHNSEVNSGRKRPYSSSRHSSGGLEPVAEENPWKHSDPNFKLTRLSENGPTPDQDLFVETGVTQTQHESINPPVDKMTDSIRMQMKAHFDTPGAPQVESLNNLAIGMSRKGAALLFYQTCVLASRDILRVEQTVPFGDILISRGAKM; encoded by the exons ATGTTCTACTCGCACCAGCTTCTGGCTCGCAAAGCCCCGATGGGGCAGATTTG GATGGCTGCGACTATGCATGCAAAGATCAATCGGAGAAAGCTCGACAAGCTCAACATCATCAAGATctg TGAAGAGATTTTGAATCCTTCAGTTCCTATGGCCCTCAGACTCTCCGGGATTCTCATGG GTGGGGTTGTGATTGTCTACGAGCGAAAAGTCAAAATCCTCTACG ATGATGTTACCCGTCTTCTG GTTGAAATAAATGAAGCATGGAAGGTGAAAGCTGCTCCAGACCCCACTGTCCTCCCGAAAGGAAAATCCCAAGCCAA GAAAGAAGCAGTGACATTACCTGAGAACGAAGAGACAGATGTTGGAGATATTGAACAGTCCCTCAATTTTTCCAATACCCGGGGCTTCCAACAGACCGCCTATTTTGCCATG CGACTGGACACGATGGATGAACCTTACACTAATGATAATGCAAGGGAGGAAGATCCGTGCCAAAACTTTCATcaag CCGATGCGGATAACATCACCTTATTTGAACGTTTTGATTCATACCAAGCCAACGCAGATATGTTCAATCGCTTTGAAAG ATTTGATATTGAAGGGGATGATGAGACGCAGCTGAACTTCAATTCAGGAGAGCACACGGAAATCCCAACGACCCTCCTACCCTCCCCTCATAGACACGATAATCCTCTAAGAG CTGATGAATTTCAATACCAACATCCAGATCACCAGGTCAATCGGACATCTGACGAATGCAAGGAAGCTAGACAG GATCAAGAAAGGCAGGgagtaaaaagaagaaaaactagaaGACCAACAGCCTCTCTCATGGATTATGAACAAACCGTGATCCCCGGTCCTATATACCAGTCTTGGCTTCAAAATGCCTCAGATATTGTCTCAAGAAggggaagaaagagaaag CACATGGAGATCATGTCTACTATGAAGATAGCTAACCTCATGGAATTGCCGCCGGTTGTACTAATTGGTGGTTTATTTATAAATGGAAGTAAAGCAGTCCATTATCCACCACCTCTTCTCGAGCTATGGATGAAAAGCATCCAACCTCCCCATGGCTCAGCTTCTG AAAGGACCTCTCCACCCCTGCCACCAGAAccaacatcattttcaccaCCAGAAAGAGCACATTACCAAGAGTCAATAGGATTT CCTTTTGAAGAATTTCATAGTGGAGCTGGCTCCCAGTCATTGGGAGTTTCCATAGAGAAGCAACGGACAAATGTCTTCAACCATGAAATCCCAACTGAATTCCTCATGGATGAACTACGGGCCAACCTTATGAACAATCGGGTGAGGGTAGCTGAAGCCAATCCGATGGTCACACCTGGGAATTCTG TTGACGAAGCAAGATCCATTCCTAGCTCAGCGTCTGGACATGGTGTTCTCTCACATAATTCCGAAGTCAATTCAGGAAG GAAAAGGCCTTATTCGTCATCTAGACACAGCAGTGGTGGCCTTGAACCAGTGGCTGAGGAGAATCCGTGGAAGCATTCTGACCCCAATTTTAAGTTAACAAGGTTGTCTGAAAATGGCCCGACACCTGATCAAG ATCTGTTTGTGGAAACTGGAGTGACTCAAACACAACATGAAAGCATCAACCCTCCCGTTGACAAGATGACTGATTCTATTCGAAT GCAGATGAAAGCGCATTTTGACACACCGGGAGCCCCTCAAGTAGAATCCCTGAACAACCTAGCAATTGGAATGAGTAGAAAAGGAGCCGCCTTGCTCTTTTATCAGACTTGCG TTCTGGCTTCTCGAGATATCCTGAGAGTAGAGCAAACGGTGCCTTTCGGGGACATCCTCATCTCTAGAGGGGCAAAGATGTGA